In Mustela nigripes isolate SB6536 chromosome 2, MUSNIG.SB6536, whole genome shotgun sequence, a single window of DNA contains:
- the EFCAB12 gene encoding EF-hand calcium-binding domain-containing protein 12, with protein MGSRTQPLTLQNSQAIGRERLRKQLHPEKYGLCQSKTSDDDETSSKDPIFNPEPVIAHCFKQFKQKAFHQPQSRRRIITLPQNEDPIPINLTAQAQTPPQPISSFKVLGAGDILGQPDDAKTWLSQRLKLRQNLESFGDTEKWLQNKPCLTPSEAKVLNMIRKEHEAHLLACLTPTRATKKSPRPSRRPVPQLRLPKPSALTTLYSYLRSRKMKILEIFGKVDWGENQRISREEFMAALKAIGVPLKNQEMEDVVIYLSSLGKCNNITTDILANTYKQWSLGEQRSTLSTEREYYRSTKHRGSLQSASKNQVDLAPQPCKMDLLTVPLVDTHMEARPMTLEEMEDVGKRYRERKRQHKLKIPSIQYLERCRLVRSGNKHFDEHCLPSTLHGEMRELVDMSRRDNFLVYLQCHKLCEYYGLPLTEDILMKALLYPGDKIIFQKDQVRPIRQPGGYYSDLKIFSPNLALLKLQGFSEALAKKADKLSVRPPKVKKIHFKEFEEFTRKLQVKSPRGRKRTHPNFFWPGHLLDKLQLYLPTVAMDRSLALFSCVQPQPHAYSATYHPDHWWPIGNMNYMTCGYYDAPKVYYIN; from the exons ATGGGCTCTAGGACACAGCCCTTAACATTGCAAAACTCACAGGCCATTGGGAGAGAAAGACTCAGAAAGCAGCTTCATCCAGAAAAATATG GGCTCTGCCAGTCTAAGACCTCAGATGATGATGAAACCTCCAGCAAGGACCCCATCTTCAATCCTGAACCAGTCATTGCCCACTGCTTCAAGCAGTTCAAGCAGAAGGCTTTCCACCAGCCTCAGAGCCGCCGGCGGATCATCACCTTGCCTCAAAACGAGGATCCAATACCCATCAATCTCACGGCCCAAGCCCAGACTCCCCCACAGCCAATATCCAGCTTCAAAGTCCTGGGAGCCGGGGATATCCTGGGGCAGCCAGACGATGCAAAGACCTGGCTCAGCCAGAGACTGAAGCTTCGGCAGAACCTGGAGTCATTCGGCGACACAGAGAAGTGGCTGCAGAACAAGCCTTGCCTCACCCCTTCAGAGGCCAAGGTCTTAAACATGATCCGAAAGGAGCATGAAGCCCATTTGCTGGCCTGTCTGACTCCTACCAGAGCCACCAAG AAGAGCCCCCGGCCTTCCCGCCGACCTGTGCCCCAGCTCCGACTGCCCAAGCCTTCTGCCTTGACCACCTTGTACTCGTACCTGCGCAGCCGCAAGATGAAGATCCTGGAGATATTCGGCAAGGTGGACTGGGGTGAGAACCAGAGGATCTCTAGGGAGGAGTTCATGGCAGCTCTGAAGGCG aTTGGAGTCCCTCTGAAAAACCAGGAGATGGAGGATGTTGTGATCTATCTCAGCTCTCTGGGAAAGTGCAACAACATTACCACGGATATCCTAGCCAACACCTACAAGCAGTGGTCTTTGGGTGAGCAGAGAAGCACCCTGTCGACTGAGAGGGAGT ATTATAGATCCACCAAGCACAGAGGTTCCCTCCAGAGTGCATCCAAGAACCAGGTGGATTTGGCCCCACAGCCTTGCAAGATGGACCTGCTGACTGTGCCCCTGGTTGACACCCACATGGAGGCACGGCCCATGACTCTGGAGGAGATGGAGGACGTTGGCAAGCGGTACCGTGAGAGGAAGCGGCAGCACAAG CTCAAGATCCCCTCCATCCAGTACCTGGAGCGGTGCCGCCTGGTGCGCAGTGGGAATAAGCACTTTGATGAGCACTGTCTCCCGTCCACCCTGCACGGGGAGATGAGGGAGCTCGTCGACATGTCCCGCAGGGACAACTTTCTGGTCTACCTGCAGTGCCACAAGCTCTGTGAGTACTACGGCCTCCCGCTGACGGAGGACATCCTCATGAAAG CCCTGCTGTACCCAGGAGACAAGATCATTTTCCAGAAGGACCAGGTGCGCCCGATCCGGCAGCCGGGAGGCTACTACTCAGACTTGAAGATCTTCAGTCCAAATCTGGCCCTGCTCAAGCTCCAGGGCTTCAGCGAGGCTCTGGCTAAGAAGGCTGACAAGCTGAGTGTCAGACCCCCT aaagtCAAGAAGATACACTTTaaggagtttgaggagttcacCAG gaAGCTGCAAGTGAAGAGCCCCAGAGGTCGAAAGCGAACTCACCCCAATTTCTTCTGGCCGGGGCACCTCCTGGACAAGCTGCAGCTCTACCTGCCCACTGTGGCTATGGACCGGAGCCTGGCACTCTTCAGTTGTGTCCAACCCCAGCCCCATGCCTACTCAGCCACCTACCACCCTGACCACTGGTGGCCCATTGGGAACATGAACTACATGACCTGTGGCTATTACGATGCCCCCAAAGTCTACTACATCAACTAG
- the MBD4 gene encoding methyl-CpG-binding domain protein 4 isoform X2, with protein MYILSEDTIPRTQIEKRKTSLYFSSKYNREALSPPRRKAFKKWTPPRSPFNLVQETLFHDPWKLLIATIFLNRTSGKMAIPVLWEFLEKYPSAEVARTADWRDVSELLKPLGLYDLRAKTIIKFSDEYLTKQWRYPIELHGIGKYGNDSYRIFCVNEWKQVHPEDHKLNKYHDWLWENHEKLSLS; from the exons aAGATACCATTCCACGGacacaaatagaaaaaaggaagacaagcCTGTATTTTTCCAGCAAATATAACAGAGAAG CTCTTAGTCCCCCTCGACGCAAAGCCTTTAAGAAGTGGACCCCTCCCCGGTCACCTTTTAATCTTGTCCAAGAGACACTTTTCCACGATCCATGGAAGCTCCTCATTGCTACCATATTTCTCAACCGGACCTCAG GCAAAATGGCAATCCCTGTGCTCTGGGAGTTTCTAGAGAAGTACCCTTCGGCTGAGGTAGCAAGAACCGCAGACTGGAGAGATGTGTCAGAACTTCTTAAACCTCTTGGTCTCTATGATCTTCGAGCAAAAACCATTATCAAGTTCTCAG ATGAATATCTGACAAAGCAGTGGAGGTATCCAATTGAGCTTCATGGGATTGGCAAATATGGCAATGACTCTTACCGAATTTTTTGCGTCAATGAGTGGAAGCAG GTACACCCTGAAGAccataagttaaataaatatcaTGACTGGCTTTgggaaaatcatgaaaaattaagtctgtcttaa
- the RPL32 gene encoding large ribosomal subunit protein eL32: MAALRPLVKPKIVKKRTKKFIRHQSDRYVKIKRNWRKPRGIDNRVRRRFKGQILMPNIGYGSNKKTKHMLPSGFRKFLVHNVKELEVLLMCNKSYCAEIAHNVSSKNRKAIVERAAQLAIRVTNPNARLRSEENE; encoded by the exons ATGGCTGCCCTCAGACCTTTGGTGAAGCCCAAGATCGTTAAAAAGAGGACCAAGAAGTTCATCCGGCACCAGTCAGACCGATATGTCAAAATTAAG CGCAACTGGCGGAAGCCAAGAGGCATTGACAATAGGGTGCGCAGAAGATTCAAGGGCCAGATCTTGATGCCCAACATTGGTTACGGGAGCAACAAGAAGACAAAGCACATGTTGCCCAGTGGCTTCAGGAAGTTCCTAGTGCACAACGTCAAGGAGCTTGAAGTGCTGCTGATGTGTAACAA ATCTTACTGTGCAGAGATTGCTCACAACGTCTCCTCCAAGAACCGCAAAGCTATTGTGGAAAGAGCAGCCCAGCTGGCAATCAGAGTCACCAATCCCAATGCCAGGCTGCgcagtgaagaaaatgaatag